GAAccgcgaggaagaggaggagcagcagcagcagcagcaaggcgAGCGAGGTAGGCATTGGGGTGGAGGGCGAGGTGGGGTGTGGGCACTGCCTTGGCGTTTGCAGAGGGTGGGAGAGGGGGAGGAGTATAAGAAGAGGTGGTGGAGATGGTGGCGTGGAGAGAGTGATGGGAAGAGGGGCGTCTTAAAGAGACTCGTGAGGACAGGTCAGGAGTGAGATCTCACAGCTCAACGCTAGCCGGCAAAGTGCGGGACTTTGTCGTGAATCCCCTCCCCCTCGGTGGTGAGCGTAGGATGCCGCTTCCTCtatcccccccccctcccccccctccttTTTCTCGCTCTTCCATCAGCTTCCGGACCACGCAGGTGATGATGCTCGTGCACTGCATTTAATTGCTCCCATCGCCCTTCTTTCTCAGCGTCAAACCCACCACGTAGACATCGCCTCAACATAACAATAACATCATCCCATACGCACACCACGTAAACGCATGTATACCGGCAGAGCAGTTCGTCTACAAGCTACGTAGGTGTGTTGTCGACTCCTTCGGATGGTCAACTGGCGAAAAGTCAACCGACGTGGCAACGTTGACTTTTTCGAAAACGGAACCGATGGGCAGTTTGTGATCTCGCCAGGTCGACTCGGAACGAGAATACGTGGATGAATCTGGACGGTCCAACGATCTATGGTAGGTGGAAAGTGAGATCGGATCAGATGCGTTGACAGAGAGTTTGGTTGCATTTGGTGGGCATTCAATGAGGGGCAGATGAGAGGAGTAGTATCCGATCGATGCCGGCGGTGTCATCGACGGCGACACGCCCCGATTGTTCATACGCTCCTTTTGTCGGGCATTCCACAAATATCTCACACCAATCAATTCATATAAtggataaataatttattattataattattattttcaattAATCCACACTCGTGAAGCTCAACCAATGCCTATCTAACATATCACATCGATatgattattcaaaaaaaaatattttttaattaatatgaaTATGTCAAGTCAATTTTGTAATATGTCGAGACATGACTCTATCATTTATCAATGGCTacaaatatattattcatattgAAAAAGATATTTGATATGATTTTGGATATAATACATGACTATGATATTTTATGTCATGAATACATTCCTTAATGAGACCAAAAAAATTATCTCCTGTTGTTGGCACGTGTGACACGAATCACGTCGTGTCTTGTCTGCTCCACGTATGACATTTCGTGTCTGGTTACGAAGTTAGCAAATTGTCTCTCATGGATGCTTGCGTTGGAAACTCATGTCAAGCATAATAAATTAATACTTAAGATAAGAAGCTAATTAATTATACGAACTAAAATATATGGATTAACACAAGGAAATATAAATTAAGGCTATTAGTTGGGAAACATAAACATGGAAGGAAGGAGAATGTGAAACATATTATGAGAATTACAAGTACAATGGCTATTTTAGCTATAGTGGTACACTCTAACCACATATgtactatctacgatttgatgtaCGCCACAACCACATGTTTGCATTTATTGTATCGTCTTCCTAAGTCATGATCCGATAAGCTTTTCATTTATGTCTATTTTCCTTCTACAAATACTACTGCTTTTTCCTCATTTATTATGTACAATTATTTATTGGTGTAAAGGATAACCAATTAAAGAGTGGACAATTAAATAATCAATCATCTTAATTAATTaacttaaattaatatttatctcAATTACGTATTAAATTTTATATCAACCAACACTAACATTATAAATATTCAGACCAAATacaatcaaaactcgatgggagaCCAGAGAAAACTGAATGATATGATCAATATTTTGGGTCTGAAAAGAGAATATTCTTCGTTCCGATATAACAATTTTTCTTAACTCTCATTTCAAAATTATTATCGGAATAAGTGTGGTAATTGCTATCGTTAGCTTTGTATATGAAACTTACAATTCAAGAAGGATTCatcctaaaatataataaaatattaaaaaaaataaatcaagtcGACGCAACTCTATGACATGAATCGACAatcaattttaagaataataaatcgaaattttcttttccaaattCAGAATTATATAGAGCTCAGCTTCACGTTTCTCCAACTTATGGATAACCgcgatcaccaccaccaccatgcaAGAGAAGCTCCTTCGGCTGTCATTACAAGACACAGCAGCACATGAGAACAAACCCTAAAATaattgtgtgtgtgagagagagagagagacctgccATGGGAGGAAGACCACATGGCTGTCAGTGACTACGTCCAAAATGAGAGCTCCTCGAGCTCACTTCCAAGCTCCAACATCACTCTCCTCTTCCAACCCCTTTGCTGGCCCTTCTTTGCGGTCCATGATTGAGATCGGCAGTGAGATGATGGAGGCAGTACATCATACACATATGCACCTCCCTGCTGCATTCTCACAGTAACTTATAATATTGCATAGAATTATGCCCtccatcttcttctctctctctctctctgaatggCCTCAGCTGGTTGACATAAACAACCTTAAACGACAACATGCAGCGAGGTATAGAAATGAATATTATTGCGGTACTCCTTTTATTGTATTCTCATTCTTTTGCAGAGTATATATGACTTGTCCTTGTATCGACTATGCATGATATATGGTTGGCGAGGAGAAAGCAGAATGGATGCTTTAAGATACGCGTTCTCCATAGGCAATCGAATGAGCGGTCCACGTGTTGGGGTGGACCAGCGAGTCAAATCTTGTCCGGTCTAAATCGATTTGGTCAAACCTTCTCAATGTGGCTTCCCATGAAATCGAGGCATAGGCCACACAAAATAAACGTCATCTCGATCATGATATCAATATTATCTCTCTTGAACTTTAGCATCGATTTGATTTAGTTTACCCAGAGATCTTCTTTCAAGTTAGGTTAGATCGTACGCGTGTAATCATCAGAACATGACTAAAATCtttttctttaatattttaattttatggattattTTGTCGgtaaaacaagaaatataaagatAAGAAGAGACATGAGACCTACTAATTCGCTCGGCAATAATGTCCATTTCAGACATGAAACAAAATTATCTAATGAAAATTCTTCGCATCTTACCTATCGATCGATCGGTAAGATATTATACAATTTAGACTAATTCAATTAAGTCTATGGTAATATAGTCGACGGATGTAATGTTTGATGATTCATTTTGTTAATTTGTAGGTCACTCGAAGTAGTCCCGAGATCTCTCGTTGGATGAGCACAAATCAAATGATCAATGGATGGGTCGATTTCTGAATCATGATAAAATGGCACCTTCCAAAAGAGTTTTCTCGTTGGAAGTGTTGGCCTTCTTTGATGCGCTTGAACACACATAAATCAATTCCATATCATGGCTCGAATAAGTTTGTTTGTACCCATCCTTAATAATGCAGTAGGACATGTCACACAAAGATGTTGAATTGGACATCGACGTTGGACTCATCTTGTCTAAACACCAATAATTTCGGAAAACAATAACTTCTTCTTTGGCACTCTTCTTATTATTTGGATCTACAATAACTTAGGTTGTAACTTTATTTCCTTCCTAACTAAACTAGTATCATTCTTATGAGTAGATCCATCTACCAAATCAACAATGTAGACTAAGCAAATTAGAGGTCAACCTAAACCCTAATTCAGGTGTTATATGAGAATAATGACATAAGAAGGAGTGCTAAAACATTCCTGAATGATACTTTGATATCATATGAtcgatgcatcattatcatatgaTCGATAGGAAGAAGATATGAtcgatgcatcattatcatatgatcgatatgacttcttcttctactacATTCGACTTTTACAAACTTAACATTCAATCGAGACCTTGAAAGTTGAATTAAGCTTTAGAGGTGTTTTGTTCTAAAATCTCTTGCTCCAACACCGTCTCACGATGCAAAGAAGGATTTGATTGGTTCCAAATTGATATTCTAATCGAATAATTTTATGtagatcattttttttaaaaataattaccaTTGTAATTAGTGGATTCAATTACAcggattatttttatcattaataaAATTACTAATAAAGTTAAGAGGATTTGGATATTTATATATAGTTGCTATTGTAAAGTTACTAAGTCTGTTTTTTCTCTccttagataattaatactaataattatTTCATTTCTTTTAACTATAATATTTACGGATCTTCTAGAATATAACATCTTAAATTGTTCTTTCCATTTTATCCTCTACTAAATAAACTACACTTAGCTTGTTcatgagtattttttttttaatttgtaaaTATTCTCATACATCCAAATTAATATTCTTATTTTGATTCAACATTTTAAGATTTAGATGCTCTTAACAACATTTTGTTCATTGATTTATTCTCTGAGTACATTACTTTAAGAGAACTGGTTGAGTCTTGTACTCATATATATGGTCATCATTAGCTTTTAAATAGCCCATTGTTAATTgagaaaaaacacacacacatatagagTTGTTGAACTAAGAATGCAtctaaattattggatagagCACTGAGTTATATATACTCATTTCCTTCTAATTATAATGTTGGGATGCTTCTAGTCATTGCTAGTGGATATTATTGAAGAAATAGTATGATCTTATCAAAAAGATCAGATGATGTAAGAATAATATTTAATCCATCAAGAGGATGAGTATGATGATGTGGCAAAAATTGGGTCATTCATGGAATAAAAATAAGAATATTCAcaattgcctctctctctctctctctctctctctcaatggcCATACTCTAATTAATTAAGGTGGACAAGACTAATTCAAAGGTAAAGGTATATTGTAACTTGAGCATCATGCCATAAACATGGAGGATTAGAATTTAATAATAGAAAGTTAATTATCACTACATAACATGCACATCCATCATCAATAATAATATTGAGATGGTAGGCAGGAATGGAAAGTGAAATGATGTAACATATGGCCCTTCTATCCTTCCACTGTTCAAATCAATACAAGATTAACTATTCACATTATTGAGTTCTTGACCTTTTCTTAAACTGCAGGATAATTTtccaataaattaataaaaataaataagataattagTTCTTTTCATATACATAAACtttaaaaagataatttgatCACTCTGcttcaaaattaatattttttttaagattcatttagaaataaaaatgattatataTGCTAATTGtcaatatacatatatgttaCATGTCACAGTGTGACAAAGGAATACATATGCTAAGAAAGTGACTTGTCATGTTGAAGTGCAGCAATTTTTGTCAGGCAATGTTCAGAGATTCTCTTTGCATATGATTTGACATATATAAGTAAATGATGATATAGTTTAACACAAGTAAATTGTAACAATTTTTCACAGGAAGAAAAAGGAATGTGTTTATATtgtaatcaaataaaatatatattattataaacatattttttaaaaaattatatgataaaatGAACTCAGGAGGAAGAAGGTTGAAGACTCAACATTAGATTGTTTGAAGGATTAATAGAAGATAAACCCAAGTCAATCTCAATGAAaaatgatccaataatttaagttCCTTAAATCACAAATATAGGTTATCTTAGATTGAATTGGTGAATCtttaatttttgagttaaaattaCATAACATTAATgaaatttaaagaattttttttacaaaggataagtactaaaattgttttttttttttttccatttatcTATACATCCATTGGGGCCTACCACTTTGTCCTATGATGTTTGGAATCAAAGGTGTATTAAACTAAGTTGGAATCATTGTCCCAAATGCTGTGATGGAATGAGATGTCACATAAAAAATTAtcactaaaataataatattaataaagaaAAGAACCATGAGACCATTCAAGATATTGGACATAAATAACCAATGATGATAATagttaaatatttctttttttttattttgttgggGTGGCTTATGGGTCATGCAATAGCACACAGAATTTATGTCTGACAATTTTCCAGAACATTATTCCCTACATTTTAATATGACAAAAGAATCCTCTATCATTTattaagaaagataaaaaaatgattGAGAGCATGGGAACTTctgttatattaaaaaaatataaatattatgtgggaaaaaaaatcaataaacgaacattctaaaaaaaaaagtcaaaaacataatattatttaaaattttattatttataataaaaattaattattaattccAAAACAGCACAAAGCAAGTAgaacaaaaataactttacaaacatTATGAGAGGTCagcagaattattattattattattattattattattattattattaaagcgagggtaaaattattattattatattactaaAGGGTATTTGTGACATTTCACGGTCTCTAATGACCCTAAGCTTCGTGTTTAAATAGGGCGTCTATGAACGCCATCCGCCGGTAATATCGCCTTGTCTATCTATTCCCtcgtcttcctctctctctcttctctctctctctctctctcctcctttgtcaCAGCTCACTGCGACTGCCATCTCTGCAGAGTTCCACTGTAAGTTTTcttccttccctctctctctctctctctctcgttagaTTTATGTACCTTAAGAAGCTCTGGTTGCTAAAGACGAAGAGAGCAACCTTGTTTATCGATGTATTCCTTTTCGTTTCTCTCGATTTCCTTCCTCTTTTGACTTAGACTCTTTAGATCCGTTGTTGGACTGATTCGGAGCGCCTGTTTGTGTTGTTGTTTTCTGTTGAGGCAGAGGCGGTAGCGAGGAGATGAAGAACTCGGTGTCAGATCGCAATCTCTTCATCGAGAGCGAGGAGGACGATGACGTCGACGAGGAGGAAGAGCACAAGGCGCAGCCGTCGAGGGCGGCCGACGACGATGACTCCGACGGCTCCGATTCGTCCTCCTcccccgacgacgacgacgacgacggcccCCCGCGGAGCAGGCCCAACTCCTACTCCACCAATTGGCCCCAAAGCTACAGGTACCCCCCGTTTGCATGGATAGATCGCCTCATGCGTGCCTTACGATCGCGATCCGACGGCGGAAAACGTTTCCCGGGTTACCGCCGTTGGATCCCGATCTCGATCCGTTGGGCCGCGGCGGTGGGAATCGGCTGGTATCTCGCGCGGCGAGTCGTGATCGTAGGGGGTGTCGTTCGAAGGATGGTGGGGTAATAATTTGGTGACAATACTTTTAAATTTAGCGCCGCGACAGATTATTAGGTTGGATGGAATATTTTTGATGGCGTTAGGACGAGGCTGTCGCGGTATCGTCTCCTTCCTCATCAATGCGACTTGGATCCATCTCTTCAGAGACCAATATTATTATTAGCTGTAAGTGTACTGCAAACACTCCCTCGTACATACATTATATGTACGAattgtagtagaagagtttgagtcAATATTGGTTTGTAAGGGGCCGTTAAATACCGTACGATTTCGTGCAGACTTTTGATCCCTCCTATCGTCACATCCCAACCGTTGGTTCTTACGGATCATGTTGGGATGGTGGGGGTGAAGGAAGAATTAGTAAGTCCGTAAGTACCGCATAGGTTCGTAGCTCTTATATAAATGATTAGTTCCGTATAAACTCAAGCTCGGACAGCACATATATTTTTGGGATCAATTAAGATTGATCAATGGAGATGAAGCGTGAGGAATCCGACCTAATTAATCTATTAACGGGGGAGAGGATGGAGGTGGCAGTGGCCTACTCTGACTTGTTCTACGTATTTTAATGTCCAGGGGATGCTGGTTCATGTTTTGGATAGGATTGTGTCGAAGGGTCTCGGAAATGGGTGAGGGCTGCTGCTGTGGCAGACTGATCTGTCGCGGACTTGTTTGCTATAGGTTGTCCAGGAAAAGCCGAAACGGTGCCTGTGGCCCGCGACAGCTTAGACGGAGGTGGCAGGGTGTAGCTCTGTAGTCTGTCCCAGGACAGGGAACAGGGTTTTCTCTCTCATCCACTGCCTGACTATCGTAAGGGCCCATACTATTTGGGATCATTAGAATTATCgagaaatatatttatttaagcaGCCTTATAACGAAGAAAATCCACTGTATGACATTTTGCAGTTTATGATTTCTGGAATCTTATGAAATCTTACATTTATAAATAACTTATGGAAACGTTAACCAACATGTCATACAGCGGAGGTGCAATTTGACAGTATTTTGTTTGGAaagaaaaaatccattggaagatCTTTTCCATAAACAACAAAGATAAATTATTTAGTTTGGAGAATGGAAATAAAACCTGTTTCCTCTTTGGTTTGGTTTGTTTAGCATACGGGAATATTGTTCCATTTTAGAACTTGAACGATGAAATTTTCCTtcactttttgaaaaaaaaaaaggaaattgaaCGGTTAATTTTGTTtgtaaatttagatttttttattttttgttttctgaaataaacataaatattcaAGGTATGCCTTTTTTACCACGAAAGGCATCATCAACATTATTAGGTTAATAGACTTTTAATTGGCAAAATCCCAAGAAGCCATCATGAAATTTAATTTAGATTGGTCGTGATTGTAGATGAGTGTTTTGTTAAAAtggatttattaatttttaattcatatttttaaatataatgcaattgttttataaatataaactaagatttaatttatttcatctaaacataaattaaattaataaagtAATTTGAAAAGTTAGAATAATGGGGAAACAGAACAGAAATAGCATCGATTTGATTTGTTCCTTGTAGGTGTAGCATATCCTGGTAAGTAATACTATTCATTTAAAAATTCGATTGCGTTCCAGTTTCTATTATTGCAGAAGGTGGTCTAAAATTTGTAGAACATTTGTAAGCttattgaaaattattataaatagttCATGGAATCCTGTTTTAAGAATCTACTTTACATAAAGTAATTATTATCCGTTTAACTGTAGGGCTAAGTGAGTGGATTATATCAGAGTATAAAGATCGTTTAATGCTTGAAAGTTCTATTTATGGTTCTGGTGATAAATTATTCAGATAGTTTTACTGATTTGTATGCAATGCTTTTGATATTGAGCCTAAACGATGAACTAAACacaatatttcttcttcttcttttttctcagGCAATCCATCGACATGTACAGTAGTGTGACTCCACCAACGATAGGGTTCCTGGGGACTCCAACACTCAGCAGATTGTCAagttccttcctttcttcctcgTTTCGAGGCAAGCACACCCCAGAAATCATTGCGTCACTTATTAAGCCTTTACTGCCCACAACTGCTGCTGATCTTCAACTACAAGACGAAGAAAGACAAAGCTCGCATTCGCTATTGATCCCTCCACTGCCATCGAGGAAGCCATCGTTAGAGAAGATACAAGAGAAGGTCTCTCATGAGTTACCCGTATCCCGGAGCTGTTCCTATGGACAGGCGGTGCTCAATGGTGTGCATATCTCGATCTCATCCTTGTTATCAAATTTATTTTAGTTTATTTCTGAATGTCAAAATCTATTTTATGTATTGTTTGCATCTCTTATACATGTTTGCCTTTATGTCACGTATTGATAGTTGTTAGAGGAGTTACATAATGTTAAGAGCTATGTTGAATTCAAAGGCCCAAATCTACAGGCCTTTATGACCACTCGCAGTCAAATATAGGACTTGTTCACTATGCAAGTTTAACTCATAGCTTGAGAAccacaaagagaaaaaaaagaaaaaaaaaaggggttctTATCAACCATCCGTAGGCTTTCGTGATCCTGATATCAACATAAGGAATAATTTGATTGTAGAAATAATCTGTGTAAGAAATTAATTCACCGTTCTCAtttgacatttttatttttatttttcttgacgGTATCATGTGAAACTTCTTTGTTAGGGATGAATGTTTTATGTGGGGTTGGGATCCTTTCAACACCTTATGCTGTCAAAGAAGGAGGATGGCTTGGGCTCTCCATACTCTTGACATTTGCCGTGCTTGCGTGGTACACCGGCATTCTGCTGCGCTATTGCTTGGATAGTGAAGAAGGCCTGGAGACGTACCCCGACATAGGTCAGGCTGCCTTTGGTACCACTGGTCGTTTTGCCTTCTCTGTAAGCCCTTCATAGCCATGTCCACTTCCTGTATTCTCTTGAATCTTAACCGCTATTAAGAACTGATGAACTAACGCTTTCGTTTCATGTTCTCATGAACACGCAGATAATCCTCTACATGGAATTGTATGTAAGTATAAATACCTGAATCCACGTCGTCATCATCATATCAGTCTTTTATCTGATGACATTATGGCTTAGGATGTGGGATAATTATTGGTATAAGAGCTTGTTGCTATATGATCTCATACGTCACGTAGACCTGTGTGGTCTTGAGGTTAGCTGTTATTGGGGAGAATCCACTTGAATGATTTTTTTGGTTGGGCTTAAACATGAATTTTTTATTCTGTCAATTGTGATACCAATCATATGAGtcataaggaatcaaaattagtgAATTAACATTATTTTATTTACTAATTATGATAGTATTTGTGATTTCTAATGTGCATTCATTTTGCAGGCTTGTTGTGTTGAGTATATAATATTAGAGAGGGATAACTTATCATCACTATTTCCAAATGCGCAACTGAATATAGGCGGCATACATTTAGACTCTCGTCTACTCTTTGCCATCTTGACGACTATTTTGGTTCTCCCCACTACGTGGCTTCGAGATTTAAGTGTTCTTAGTTACATATCAGGTCAGTATAACCCCTTCAATAATTTCTTGTTGCAGTTGTCATTAACACTAGCTAATTTGGCAAGATGCATGAGGTCAAcattttaatggatcatttgtTTCATCTGCAAGTCAAAAACACAAAAGAGCATTTtgagaaatattttattattgtttaGAATTTTTTCCAGATATTGTTTAGAATTAGTAATTTGGGAAACACAGGGTCAACAAAATCATATTTTAGTACTGGTTATATGCATCATTTCATTCTTTATACACAACTAAGTGATGATTGTGGCATGAAATctatatacgtgtatatataaatattaatcatgTACTAGCAAATGGATTTTGTGAGGTCTAAATTAATATATGATCAATTAGTTATCCTTAAATTGCACTTTCTTTTATTCAAAGCAGATGCAGATGGGTCTGCAATCATCAAATGAACCCTTATCACCAGAATCAGATAAATTTAGAATTCATCAAATATTTTAAGAAAACGCATGCTTACTAGATTCTCATTTAATAAAAACATCCACTTATAGATttattaattttcctttctttctcaatATTTGGCAGTTGGAGGAGTTATTGCATCGGTAATGGTTGTCTTAAGCTTATTTTGGGTTGGTACAGTCGACAAAGTTGGATTTCAAAATAAGGGCACTTCACTAAATCTTTCAGGTATACCAATTGCCATTGGTATATATGGATACTGCTATTCAGGTCATGCAGTTTTCCCGAACATATATTCCTCATTGAAGAAACCCAATCAATATCCTTCTGTTCTCTTTACCAGGTCAGTAGATCTAAGACATGTTAGTATTCCTTACCTTTCACTAATACACAGAAATCTAACTACATTTTGGCCAATCATATTTGTAGCTTTGCAATTTGTACTGTGATGTTCGCTGGGGTTGCTGTCATGGGTTACACTATGTTTGGGGAGTCAACGCAATCGCAATTTACTCTCAACATGCCACATAATCTAGTGGCTTCGAGGGTTACTGTGTGGACTACGGTAACTACTATattcttttctttattattatttctcaATGATTGCGAACTTTAACTAGTTGGTCTATAAAATGCATGAAATATTGATCTTTATTTCATTTTCTTATAAATCATTGAAGGTTTTTCTGCTTGCATACATGAAGGTAcatcttaaaatttaaaaaagaaaatcataaaacTCTGTTTCTCTTTAATTGAGAAAagggaagaaaaggaaaaaaaataaaattcattgGAAAATTACATTATCAGAAACTTTGATTATAATTCATAAACAAGAGATTGTACTAAAAACACTGTTGTTGCTGTTTTTTTGTGTTGCATATATTAGACTAATTTGATCAATAATATGAACGTAAATAAAACTGTGAGACATGCATATTTGATAATTTATCTAAGTAAAAAGGGAAAAAATGTATTCTCACAACAATAAAATCAACAATATCTTTTAAGTTTATTTATTAGATGTTCAAATTAAGATGTTGACTGTTTAATTGAAGTATTTGTCTTAAAAAAATTTACATCCTGAGATAATGGTCGAGTTGGTTACTAATGTTATTTCATAGACTTTTGGTTGCAGGTGGTGAACCCGATTACTAAATATCCTTTAAATGACATTTTCTATTTTGATCATATTGTACTCCATTGAAGAACTTTGTTTAATGGTGATACTCTTTGTTCCTGTAAGTTTGATTCAAAGAtttattatattatcaaaaaaatGCTTCAGCTTCTTCAATTAGTTGAACTTTGATTGGAAGTCAAATGAATTTTGTGGTAATTCCAAATTTTCTACTAAAACTATCTTAAAAAACATTTTTAATTCTAAATTTTAAATAGATGGTAATGGTTATGGTCTCTTCATAGTAGCGTGATATTTGGAAGTTTGCACACAAAttcttatggaaatttttgttatCCTTAACTTATGAAAACATATGCATTAACTCTGACTCCTTTGGCACTGAGTTTGGAGGAGTTGATACCATCAAACCAATCAAAGTCGCACTTGTATGCAATCATGATAAGAACAACGCTGGTTCTTTCTACTCTGTTAGTG
Above is a genomic segment from Musa acuminata AAA Group cultivar baxijiao chromosome BXJ3-4, Cavendish_Baxijiao_AAA, whole genome shotgun sequence containing:
- the LOC135634830 gene encoding amino acid transporter AVT1C-like, which translates into the protein MKNSVSDRNLFIESEEDDDVDEEEEHKAQPSRAADDDDSDGSDSSSSPDDDDDDGPPRSRPNSYSTNWPQSYRQSIDMYSSVTPPTIGFLGTPTLSRLSSSFLSSSFRGKHTPEIIASLIKPLLPTTAADLQLQDEERQSSHSLLIPPLPSRKPSLEKIQEKVSHELPVSRSCSYGQAVLNGMNVLCGVGILSTPYAVKEGGWLGLSILLTFAVLAWYTGILLRYCLDSEEGLETYPDIGQAAFGTTGRFAFSIILYMELYACCVEYIILERDNLSSLFPNAQLNIGGIHLDSRLLFAILTTILVLPTTWLRDLSVLSYISVGGVIASVMVVLSLFWVGTVDKVGFQNKGTSLNLSGIPIAIGIYGYCYSGHAVFPNIYSSLKKPNQYPSVLFTSFAICTVMFAGVAVMGYTMFGESTQSQFTLNMPHNLVASRVTVWTTVVNPITKYALTLTPLALSLEELIPSNQSKSHLYAIMIRTTLVLSTLLVALSVPFFGLVMAFIGSLLTMLVTLIFPCACFLSILRHKVTRIQGLFCIIIITIGVVSSIVGTVSSISKIVDKLSQ